In Flavobacterium piscisymbiosum, the sequence CCAAACTACAGCCTGAGCTGTATTTCACGGCAAGCAGCTGCAAAACTTGTATATGAAATAGTGGTAATGTTTCCATAAATATAGCTTTACCTAAATTTACGAAAAAACGATTAATTTGGATTGTTTTATGTACTTAAAATCAGCATTAAAATGAAATATAAATCTAGCTTTAACTTCTCGTTATCCAAAACGCGATTAGATTAGAGGGGTGATGATGCTATTTTTTAGGAGCTTTTCCCGCTATACGTTGCAATCTTTTGCGCCGAACACCGGCACAAAAGGATTTCCACTGCTATCGGGGCTATGGGCAGCGGCCCAATTTTTGCCTCTGCAGGAATGTAAATTTTAATCCAATTGTATTGGTGGAAGTGGAAAACGGTTATTGTGTATCATTAGAAGACAAAGATAAGCGTTATAGTGAACTTAGACGACCAGTTATCACAGCCACTCTGGAAATAAATACTCTGTAATTTTTAAACTTATAATTTTTTGGCAGGCTGCCTCCGCTGGAGATTCCAATCTTTTGCGCCGAAGACCTCCGCAGAAGGATTTTACTGTCGGGCTGCAAAACGCCGGCAAGGCCACATTGTAATTACTATTAATTAATATTCTGGGGCAGGTAAACGTTAAATACAGCTCCATTTTCGTTGCTTTGACTGGCATCGATTTCCCCATTATGGTTCTGGACGATTTTTTTGCACATGGCCAGCCCGATTCCCGTGCCCGCAAATTCACTTTTGCGGTGCAGTTTTTGAAATATATTGAAAATTTTCTGGGTATCTTCGGGCTTCATGCCAATGCCATTATCAGTAAATTGAATTTTATAATACGACATCCCTTCCTTTAGATGTACCGAGCGGATCTCTTCGGCGGTGGCAATACTGCAATGAATATCAATTTTGGGCTGCACATCAGGGCGTATAAATTTTAAAGCGTTGCCTATCAGATTGAAAAACAGCTGGGACATCTGCAGGGGAATGCCTTTGATGACCGGCAGCTCGTTCCATGTCACTTGGGCTCCCGTACGCTCCATCACCACATCATAATCTTCCAGCGCATTACGGGCCGTGTCCTCAAGATTGACTTCAACGAAAGTGGCATCCTCTTTCGGCAGGGCCGAGTAGGCGAGCACATCGCGGATCAGTTTGCCCATACGGCTGGTGGCGTCTTTTATTTTATTGATGTATCCCTGTGATTTTTCGTCAAGATGATCGGTGATTTTACCCTCGAGCAGCTGCACAAAAGTGCTGATCTTGCGAAGCGGTTCCTGCAGGTCATGTGAGGCTATGTAGGCAAACTGCTCGAGTTCCCCGTTGGAATGTATGAGCTGCACGTTGGTCTGTTCCAATTCTTCATTGGTAGCCCTTAATTCCTCTATAACAGCGGCGATCTCTTCGGTGCGCTCCTGCAATTGGTTTTCCAGTTCCACCTGCAGTTCCATCTGGATGGTAATATCCTGGGCGGTGCCGTTCATACGTACCGGGTTCCCCTCGGGATCAAAAACAGTTTTACCCTGGGCATGCAATATTCTTTTTTTCTCTGTAGTGGGATGGATTATGGTATAGGTCTCATCATACAAACCTCCCGATTCAGGATTCAGTCCCCATGCCACGGCATTGGCGACCCTTTGCTGGTCTTCTTCCAAAAGGATCGGTATAACTTCATTATAATCCTGGGCGGCAGGGTCATACCCAAACCATTCGATCAGGCGGTCCGAGTAGGTCAGTCCGTTTGATGCCACATCAATGCTCCAGGTACCAAGCTGGGCGAGTTCAACGGCGCCTCTCATGTTTTGTTCGGCCTCTTGCAGTTTGTTGCGCGCCACTACCTCTTCTGTTACGTCAATAGCCGTACAGATGACACCATAGATATTGCCTTTCGCATCGTATAAGGGTTTGTAAGTGTAGTCATAGTAGCCATAATATGGCGAACCATTCTTAATAAACATAATGCGGGATGCCGTTTGGGTATGAATTTCACCAGTCTTCAAAACGTGCTGGTAGGCCCCGAACAAATGCGTCTCTTTCATCTCGGGTACTGCTTCCATGATGGGTTTTCCGATAATGGAATCGCCCTTGCCGAATATTTCAAGCATCTTTTCATTGGCCTGGTGCAGAACCATATCAGGCCCGGTGTATACCAATTTCGCTACGGGAGAATTATAAAAAACGGTACGCGCAAATTTTTCGCTCTCTTCCACTTTTTGCCTTTGGAGCACCTGCAGGGTATTGTCCGTAACCCAGACGGCCACTTTTTTCACCTCTCCTGCAGTATCTTTTAGCGGGGCATACACTAAAGCCATATAAACCGTTTCTTGCTTACCACCCCTGATCACCTTACGCTCGGCTTCGCTATTAGAGTAAGGGCTTCCTTTTAAAATAACACCGGCGAGTGCGCTTTCATAATGTGGGCGTGCTTCAGGGAAAGCATCCCAGTAAAAATTTCCAAGGATCGCTTCGCGGGGTTTTCCGGCCACGGCTATGAAACTGTCATTTACAATTTCCGCTTTAAGGGTGTGGGCATCCAAAACACAGATGCCCACCGGCGCATTCATGACTAGTAAATAGAGTTCCTGTTGGTTGTCGATATTCATATAATAAGGCGTAGAAGATTTGAAAGTTCTTTTATATTCAATGAGATAATTTATTTATGTCCCATTACACCAAGTTAATCAATTATCAGGAATTTAAAAAATGTTATTTCTCTGCATATATAAAGGGGCGTCTGACCTTATTGCCAGGTGCGGCAAGGTCCAAGCCATTACGCTTTCCAAAGAGTTTCCTTAATTTGGTATAATAGTAGGGTTTACCGGGATAATTGCCAGAAAGCGCTGCTGTCACCAAGGAGTTGAAATATTAGTTTTCGATACATTTTATGAATCCACTAACAATTAATTTTTTTATTATCTTGCATTCAAAGATTAATAATAAAGAATATGAACAAGAGAGGGCCTATAGTAATTATAGAAGACGACATCGATGACCAGGAATTTTTAGGTCAGGCATTTGATAAACTTCAATATCCAAATGAAATAATTTTTTTCGCAGATGGCGAACAGGCCCTCCAATATCTTACAGAAACAAGCATTGAGCCCTTTATAATTTTCTCTGATATAAATATGCCAAAATTAAATGGAATCGAACTGCGGTCTAAAGTTCATGAAAATGAAGACCTAAGGATGAAATCTATTCCATTTCTGTTTTTTTCGACAGCTGCAGAACAGCAGCATGTAGTGGAAGCGTACTCAAAATCGGTTCGGGGATTTTTTATAAAACCGTTTGATTTCAATCAAATGGTGGTAATGATCAAAAATATTGTAGAATATTGGCAAAGTTGCGTTTCACCAAATTACGTAAAATAACTATAGTGGTTTAGCCATACACATGAAATCCCGATCAATGGAACCCCGGCAGTATATCAGACTCTCAGTGCTTAATGACATGATTCATGACACGATTAGTGCGCGTTTTGAAGGGCAGCGTTTTTGGGTACTGGCCGATATCACCAATCATTCCTATAAAGCCGATAAAAAGATCCATTATTTTGAGCTGGTGGAAAAAGCCCAAAACGGCAATGCCATAACAGCAAAAATGCTTGGCAAGTCGTGGGGCGGGGGAGCCGTTCGTATTGAGGAGTTTGAAAAAAATACGGGACAGGCCTTTACCAATAACCTTCACGTCCTGGTGCAGGTAAGCGTGGATTATCATCCTCTGTACGGATTGTCTGTGAGCGTTTTGGATATTGACAGCAATTTTATGCTGGGCATACTCGAGCAGCAGCGAAATGCCACCCTGGAGCGTCTGGTGAAAGAAAATGATTATATCCAGAAAGTGGGGGATGGTTATTTGACGTTTAACAACCGGCTTAAACTTCCGGCAGTAATTCAGAGAGTGGCTGTAATCTCGTCGAGCAGCTCGGCAGGGAATGAGGATTTCCGCCACACCATGCTGCATAATGATTTCGGTTACGTTTTCCAGATTGATGATTATTATACCGTTGTGCAGGGAGATAACAATGCCAAACTGTTCTTGAATAAACTCATCGAGATTTATAATACCGGAATTCCATATGATGCCGTTGTGATTAACAGGGGCGGCGGGTCCCAGTCTGATTTTTTGATCTTTGACAACTACAATATCGGAAGGGCAGTGGCTAAGTTTCCCATTCCGGTGATAACCGGGATCGGACACCAGAAAAATGTCAGTATAGCAGACCTGATGGCCCATACCCATACCAAGACACCCACCAAGGCCGCTGAGTTTATCATTGCCCATAACCGAAGTTTTGAACTTCGGATACTCGCGCTTCAGCAAAATATCGTAATCAAATCACAGCAGCTTTTTCATGTCCATTACAAAGAATTAAGCGAGCTCAAAAACGCCATTTCCCGCAGCGCAAGGGAACTGGTACAGCTGCACGGGGAAGAGCTGACGCGAACCAACGATCGAATTACAAGCAGTTCCAGGAGGGTTCTCTACGGGCATCAAAAGAAACTTATGTTAACTGTTCATCAGCTCACACAGGGGACGAGCATGCTGTTTCAGCAGAAAAAAAATGAGTTGGGGAATATAAAAAACAGTATACAGAATGCAGCAGTTGACTATCTTCGCCATGAGAAGCTCACTTTGGAATACCACCAGAAAAGCATCCAGCTGATGTCCCCGCAAAACATCCTTCGAAAAGGCTATGCGATTGTGAAGTCGGGTGGAAAAATTATCAGCAGCGCCGATAATATAGAGGCAGGCCACGAGATAGAAGTAATACTGAAAGACGCAAAACTAAAAAGCATTGTTAAAGAAAAAATACAATATGATGGAAGAGAAACTCACCTATGAGGCGGCAAAGTCCGAGCTGACAGCCATTTCAAAAGAAATAGAAAGCGAAGAAATATCAGTTGACGTGTTGGCTGCAAAAGTCAAAAGGGCCTCGGAGCTTATTGAGTTCTGCCAGGCCAAGCTTAAAAACACAGAAGAGGAAGTGAATAAAATCATCGGCAGGATGGAGAATCCTGAAAACTAATGAATGACAGTATCGATTTATTTTATAGAATACCGAATTAGAATTCAGTAAATAATTTTATTTTTGATGCCGAACAGCACAAGTATTATTTAAAATAATTGCAATGGAAAAGGGGATGAAACTGAAGGTTCGAAAAGAGCTGGACGGCAGGCAGCAGTCGAACATTATCAAATTAAAAGGAAGCCTGATCTCAAAGGGCTACACCGAGATCATACACATTTTGGATCAGGATGAGGAGTTTCATATCAATTCTTTTGATATTGAGAGTGGGACTGACAGTGAAGTACGTGAATTTATTACAGCATTTATTGCAAGGGAACAGCTTGAGGACAGCATATCTATTTTTAGTTAATTATTGTCTGCTTTAATTTTTAGGGACCTTTAAAAAAAGTATAAAAAAGTGTCCTTTTAAATGATAAGGGCACTTTTTGATTTTGTTTGTGCTATTAAAAAAGCATTGAGGACTATTAAATATTATTTTTTAGGAGCTTTTCCCGCTATTCGTTTCAATCTTTTGTGCCGAAACCCGGCACAAAAGGATTTCCACTGCTATCGGGAAGTATCGCAAAATGTTCCGGTATTACAGCTGGTTTGGGACTACATGAAGCTCTGTTTTCGGAATTGCCCAAAATCATTCCACATACAAAACCAGCTTCCCTGCATTATCATCATTTTGGCTAACAAATTCCTCATTTACACTTCATGCTGCAAATCTCAGTTAATGACATTTGCAGTATAAAATTTTAAGAAATGAAAAATACGTTAACATACAAAACAGCATTTTTATCCTGGCTGGCTATTTATCCGGTAATGAACATCGTGTCTTATTTTTTGATGATGTATTGATGCAGGTCCCATTACTCTTCCGTACACTAATACTCTCAGCAATCCTGGTTCCCCTGATGACCTATGTTATAATGCCAATTTATACCGGTTTATTTAAAAAATGGCTGGAGAAACAATAGATTCACTGTACCTGTTATTAATTATTTTTATTTAAATTTAAGCGATGAAAAAGCAAGAAACTACCCACCGCAAAATTGACTCCCTCCATGACTTCCACAGGGCTCTTGGGCTTCCAAGGCCATTACACCCGATGATAAGCATGATCAATCTTGATGATGTAAATGTATTGCCGGACGCGCTGCCTGAAATGATGGTGCTCAATTACTATAAAATTGCCTACAAAACCAATATCGCATCCCAGGTTCGGTATGGTCAGAATCATTATGACTTCAGTGAGGGCGGCTTGATTTTTACGGCCCCAAACCAGTTGTTTGAAAGTCCGGATGAAACTAAAAAATCCGGATATGTGCTGCTGGTCCATCCTGATTTTTTATTAACCTACCCTTTGGCAAAAAAGATAAAGGACTATGGCTATTTTTCCTATTCGGCCAATGAGGCATTACATTTATCGGACAGGGAAAAAACTACCATCCTTTCTATTTTCGGCATTATTCTCGAGGAACTGGAAAGCCGTATTGACGATTTCAGCCAGGATGTAATTATTTCACAGCTCGAATTATTGCTCAATTACTGTAACCGTTTCTACAAACGCCAGTTCATTACAAGAAAAGCTGTAAACAATAGTTTGCTCGAAAAACTCGAAGCCATACTGGAGGATTACTTTAACAATCAAAGGACAGCTACTGAGGGTATCCCGACAGTTCATTATATTGCAGGGCTTTTACACTTGTCACCGAGCTATCTCAGCGATATGCTGCGCTTGCTAACAGGCCAGAATGCCCAGCAGCACATACATACTAAAATGATTCAAAAGGCCAAGGAGTTATTGTCTGGGACAGATCTAACGATTTCAGAAATTGCCTATCAGCTGGGTTTTGAGCATCCGCAATCTTTTAGCAAACTCTTTAAGACCAAGACCAAACTGTCGCCTGTCGATTTCAGGCATTCATTCAATTAGTGGCAAGACAGTAGTTGGCACTGCCAGCGTTATAAAAGAGAAACTAAATTCCAAGTTGGAA encodes:
- the xseA gene encoding exodeoxyribonuclease VII large subunit translates to MIHDTISARFEGQRFWVLADITNHSYKADKKIHYFELVEKAQNGNAITAKMLGKSWGGGAVRIEEFEKNTGQAFTNNLHVLVQVSVDYHPLYGLSVSVLDIDSNFMLGILEQQRNATLERLVKENDYIQKVGDGYLTFNNRLKLPAVIQRVAVISSSSSAGNEDFRHTMLHNDFGYVFQIDDYYTVVQGDNNAKLFLNKLIEIYNTGIPYDAVVINRGGGSQSDFLIFDNYNIGRAVAKFPIPVITGIGHQKNVSIADLMAHTHTKTPTKAAEFIIAHNRSFELRILALQQNIVIKSQQLFHVHYKELSELKNAISRSARELVQLHGEELTRTNDRITSSSRRVLYGHQKKLMLTVHQLTQGTSMLFQQKKNELGNIKNSIQNAAVDYLRHEKLTLEYHQKSIQLMSPQNILRKGYAIVKSGGKIISSADNIEAGHEIEVILKDAKLKSIVKEKIQYDGRETHL
- a CDS encoding helix-turn-helix domain-containing protein — encoded protein: MKKQETTHRKIDSLHDFHRALGLPRPLHPMISMINLDDVNVLPDALPEMMVLNYYKIAYKTNIASQVRYGQNHYDFSEGGLIFTAPNQLFESPDETKKSGYVLLVHPDFLLTYPLAKKIKDYGYFSYSANEALHLSDREKTTILSIFGIILEELESRIDDFSQDVIISQLELLLNYCNRFYKRQFITRKAVNNSLLEKLEAILEDYFNNQRTATEGIPTVHYIAGLLHLSPSYLSDMLRLLTGQNAQQHIHTKMIQKAKELLSGTDLTISEIAYQLGFEHPQSFSKLFKTKTKLSPVDFRHSFN
- the xseB gene encoding exodeoxyribonuclease VII small subunit: MEEKLTYEAAKSELTAISKEIESEEISVDVLAAKVKRASELIEFCQAKLKNTEEEVNKIIGRMENPEN
- a CDS encoding response regulator yields the protein MNKRGPIVIIEDDIDDQEFLGQAFDKLQYPNEIIFFADGEQALQYLTETSIEPFIIFSDINMPKLNGIELRSKVHENEDLRMKSIPFLFFSTAAEQQHVVEAYSKSVRGFFIKPFDFNQMVVMIKNIVEYWQSCVSPNYVK
- a CDS encoding PAS domain-containing sensor histidine kinase, which gives rise to MNIDNQQELYLLVMNAPVGICVLDAHTLKAEIVNDSFIAVAGKPREAILGNFYWDAFPEARPHYESALAGVILKGSPYSNSEAERKVIRGGKQETVYMALVYAPLKDTAGEVKKVAVWVTDNTLQVLQRQKVEESEKFARTVFYNSPVAKLVYTGPDMVLHQANEKMLEIFGKGDSIIGKPIMEAVPEMKETHLFGAYQHVLKTGEIHTQTASRIMFIKNGSPYYGYYDYTYKPLYDAKGNIYGVICTAIDVTEEVVARNKLQEAEQNMRGAVELAQLGTWSIDVASNGLTYSDRLIEWFGYDPAAQDYNEVIPILLEEDQQRVANAVAWGLNPESGGLYDETYTIIHPTTEKKRILHAQGKTVFDPEGNPVRMNGTAQDITIQMELQVELENQLQERTEEIAAVIEELRATNEELEQTNVQLIHSNGELEQFAYIASHDLQEPLRKISTFVQLLEGKITDHLDEKSQGYINKIKDATSRMGKLIRDVLAYSALPKEDATFVEVNLEDTARNALEDYDVVMERTGAQVTWNELPVIKGIPLQMSQLFFNLIGNALKFIRPDVQPKIDIHCSIATAEEIRSVHLKEGMSYYKIQFTDNGIGMKPEDTQKIFNIFQKLHRKSEFAGTGIGLAMCKKIVQNHNGEIDASQSNENGAVFNVYLPQNIN